In Spiroplasma sp. SV19, one DNA window encodes the following:
- a CDS encoding ABC transporter permease, with amino-acid sequence MLLFWQTLKSMFKQKAQLTIFIVLAALLTLLATSSWIVNTRLTNAYSFMGQGTFTYDYLLKFNGKKKTGSNVETITPWFAFSNDYHLITDVNGNKTTLPYVHLGPNGALKALDDKNIDITFTYNATNKVNSIVFKDLDSNAPVFWNNGLYRFNYQSEAFQKSLIGQLYDQNGNLFDHNNLSLIEGFMNNFTRSDISQNTINLVIAYLNQEFADPKSEGDTTLKQAVTAFVNTGIKKWTKDVDLGQGDPAEIPKKENIEQELFTNGLNGDLSFLAKDTSQPLIKINLYYSPSISNNLDVGYNNNIGNAAFSVNDFYNQNNKNSLFKNQPYGPYGFTKSYYALVAKVSNFSYQLREQYEYWDLISNLKYKIINWQPLLEHNQLKIMERYSSFDPTNPTNDVYVVITPQFARSQKLKVGDAIKIGENNNLFVGAIGGDPANIYPTIYDTDIFPNPKTDGIIYVSENVYRGESIIANAEIEENSTLYITHTGNDKSADVATFKNYLATDFRSLNKPDDKNAGLQSRDATKLVYLRYSLLRQTISIYRTITIVLSAVFLIILIFTLVILIKKIINQQKIENGILKANGYSGLTIASSYLAHALVVTGIGVPLGWIIGAVLQFPIMSVFNNYFVIPTNYSFSLIPFAICFGVIGLVSSLSILITAVRQLIISPLDLLNPNKNVKTSKLVNSISNSFSFKKFTTKFRFVMMAVSTKKIGWFFLTFFIASLSLTFATLIPTAISKFSKDYYANLNYNNEYNYTNVVGNIPFSRYQMYDWNGPDYSDSSAYPLEKNSLVSDYLYNGKWLSTTADINANNAHLYAQQLNNMIIFNFMVGKGASLSIGTFYDMYNRYGQNVDIRNQIDTLLCSTMPRAFGKQPVNPTDPNIVDRWTYCAQYATSDIMPGKIRAMWLKNELAKEQFNFTFGTSTYNTRNEDVYTGYTAKILDSSFGLSTYGINANNKTIVFPNQKIKNVLNDSKDLNIKSDTIPMVVNKAAQIRYNLETNKIINTTTNVKQLQYCENGNDCAVPTTTWSYELPSGFVDDNINPFTLDLTKLTIGKQNRFGFTGKNGTVQDYYNIKNFVLKLPVNAFKPGEFMNTTTSATTGRTLPGLLDPNPAQKDQQVVKQVGNYYVIHPFDNKFDKEINGIGDLTSGFPTNWYREALRQGLLKIGTTTKNVKYQIIGVQNSYDKPRAYVNQILANKILGFDTNSSQMYDKKDTNPLLWFNGKFSKYPDQVDQTTRFNLSSLDGSYSMIDFMNGQLIGGVGDTDYLIIKAQVIQKLAWISSILSVIFVVITTITAVIIVYIMTESFVNTFLKFIAVMKALGYSNREINSLTLGIFTPFAFLAWILGVAIMWLILWLGVYGFTSIAKVIIPFGFPWLALPITFVLMGAIYLVTYWISTYKINHMSIQEQVNANEV; translated from the coding sequence ATGCTGCTATTTTGGCAAACATTAAAGAGTATGTTTAAGCAAAAAGCACAGTTAACTATTTTTATAGTATTAGCTGCTCTTTTGACATTGTTAGCCACTTCATCATGAATTGTTAACACGCGTTTAACTAATGCATATTCATTTATGGGGCAAGGAACTTTTACTTATGATTATTTATTAAAATTTAATGGTAAAAAGAAAACGGGGTCAAATGTTGAAACAATTACACCATGGTTTGCTTTTAGTAATGATTATCATTTGATTACTGATGTTAATGGTAATAAAACAACATTACCTTATGTGCATCTTGGACCAAATGGAGCATTAAAAGCATTAGATGATAAGAATATTGATATTACATTTACTTATAACGCTACAAATAAAGTTAATAGTATTGTCTTTAAAGATTTAGATTCTAATGCTCCTGTTTTTTGAAATAATGGGTTGTATCGTTTTAATTATCAAAGTGAAGCCTTTCAAAAATCATTAATTGGACAACTATATGATCAAAATGGTAATCTTTTTGACCATAATAATCTAAGTTTAATTGAAGGATTTATGAATAATTTTACGCGTAGTGATATTTCACAAAATACAATAAATTTAGTTATTGCTTATTTAAATCAAGAATTTGCGGATCCAAAAAGTGAGGGTGACACAACACTAAAACAAGCAGTTACTGCTTTTGTTAATACGGGAATTAAAAAATGGACTAAGGATGTTGATTTAGGACAAGGTGACCCAGCGGAGATACCTAAAAAAGAGAACATTGAACAAGAACTATTTACTAACGGATTAAATGGTGATTTAAGTTTTTTAGCAAAAGATACTTCACAACCTTTAATTAAAATTAATCTTTATTATTCACCAAGTATTAGTAATAATCTTGATGTTGGATATAATAACAATATTGGGAATGCCGCTTTTAGTGTTAATGATTTTTATAATCAAAATAATAAGAATAGTCTTTTTAAAAATCAACCATATGGACCCTATGGTTTTACAAAATCTTATTATGCTTTGGTTGCCAAAGTTTCTAACTTTTCATACCAATTACGTGAACAATACGAATATTGAGATTTAATTTCTAATCTTAAATACAAAATAATTAATTGACAACCATTGTTAGAACATAATCAATTAAAAATTATGGAACGATATTCATCATTTGATCCAACTAACCCAACTAATGATGTTTATGTTGTTATAACGCCACAATTTGCTCGTAGTCAAAAGTTAAAAGTTGGTGATGCGATTAAGATTGGTGAAAATAACAATCTCTTTGTTGGGGCAATTGGTGGTGATCCCGCTAACATTTATCCAACAATTTATGATACTGATATTTTTCCCAACCCAAAAACGGATGGAATTATTTATGTTTCTGAAAATGTTTATCGAGGGGAAAGTATTATTGCAAATGCCGAGATTGAGGAAAATTCAACTTTATATATTACCCATACAGGAAATGATAAGAGTGCAGATGTCGCAACTTTTAAAAATTATTTAGCAACTGATTTTCGAAGTTTAAATAAACCAGATGATAAAAATGCAGGCTTGCAAAGTCGTGATGCGACAAAATTAGTTTATCTTCGTTATAGTTTACTGAGACAAACAATTAGTATTTATCGAACAATTACCATTGTTTTATCAGCAGTTTTCTTAATTATTTTAATTTTTACTTTAGTAATTTTAATTAAAAAAATTATTAATCAACAAAAAATTGAAAATGGAATTTTAAAAGCAAATGGTTATAGTGGTCTAACAATTGCAAGTTCTTATTTGGCACATGCACTTGTTGTCACGGGCATTGGTGTTCCCCTTGGGTGAATCATTGGTGCTGTTTTACAGTTTCCAATTATGAGTGTTTTCAATAATTATTTTGTCATTCCAACAAATTATTCGTTTTCTTTAATTCCGTTTGCAATTTGTTTTGGAGTAATTGGTTTGGTTAGTAGTTTATCAATTTTAATAACAGCAGTTCGTCAGTTGATTATTAGTCCATTAGATTTATTAAACCCAAATAAAAATGTTAAGACTTCAAAACTAGTGAATTCAATTAGTAATAGTTTTTCATTTAAAAAATTTACAACTAAGTTTCGCTTTGTCATGATGGCGGTATCAACGAAAAAAATTGGTTGGTTCTTTTTAACATTTTTTATTGCTAGTCTTTCCTTAACATTTGCAACCTTAATTCCTACTGCAATCAGTAAGTTTAGTAAAGATTATTATGCTAATTTAAATTATAATAATGAATATAATTATACTAATGTTGTTGGTAACATTCCGTTTAGTCGTTATCAAATGTATGACTGAAATGGACCAGACTATTCTGATAGTTCAGCATATCCACTTGAAAAAAATTCTTTAGTTAGTGATTATTTATATAATGGGAAGTGACTATCAACAACAGCTGACATTAATGCTAATAACGCACATTTGTATGCTCAACAATTAAATAATATGATTATTTTTAATTTTATGGTTGGAAAGGGAGCAAGTTTATCAATTGGGACCTTTTATGATATGTATAATCGTTATGGGCAAAATGTTGATATTCGAAATCAAATAGATACATTGTTATGTTCAACAATGCCACGGGCATTTGGGAAACAACCAGTTAATCCAACCGATCCAAATATTGTTGATCGCTGAACTTATTGTGCACAATATGCAACAAGTGATATTATGCCTGGGAAAATTAGAGCAATGTGATTGAAAAATGAATTAGCAAAAGAACAATTTAATTTCACTTTTGGAACTTCAACTTATAATACTAGAAATGAAGATGTTTATACAGGATATACGGCAAAAATATTAGATTCAAGTTTTGGTCTTTCAACATATGGAATTAATGCAAATAATAAGACAATTGTTTTTCCTAATCAAAAAATTAAAAATGTATTAAATGATAGTAAAGATTTAAATATTAAATCTGATACAATTCCAATGGTTGTGAATAAAGCTGCTCAAATTAGATATAATTTAGAAACAAATAAGATAATTAATACAACAACTAATGTTAAACAATTACAATATTGTGAAAATGGAAACGATTGTGCTGTTCCTACAACAACTTGATCATATGAACTTCCAAGTGGTTTTGTTGATGATAATATTAATCCCTTTACGCTTGATTTAACAAAATTAACAATTGGGAAACAAAACCGGTTTGGTTTTACAGGTAAAAATGGGACAGTGCAAGATTATTATAATATTAAAAATTTTGTGCTAAAGTTACCAGTAAATGCTTTTAAACCAGGTGAATTTATGAATACAACAACTTCAGCAACAACGGGACGAACTTTGCCAGGATTATTAGACCCTAATCCGGCTCAGAAGGACCAACAAGTAGTAAAACAAGTTGGAAATTATTATGTGATTCATCCATTTGATAATAAATTTGATAAAGAGATTAATGGAATTGGTGATTTGACGAGTGGCTTTCCAACTAATTGATATCGCGAAGCATTGCGTCAGGGCTTGTTAAAAATTGGGACAACAACTAAAAATGTTAAATATCAAATCATTGGCGTTCAAAATTCTTATGATAAACCACGAGCATATGTTAACCAAATTTTAGCTAATAAGATTCTTGGCTTTGACACAAATAGTAGCCAAATGTATGATAAGAAAGATACTAATCCGTTATTATGGTTTAATGGTAAATTTAGTAAATATCCAGATCAAGTTGACCAAACAACACGCTTTAATCTTTCTTCACTTGATGGTTCTTACTCAATGATTGACTTTATGAATGGTCAGTTAATTGGTGGCGTTGGTGACACTGATTATTTAATTATTAAAGCTCAAGTTATTCAAAAACTTGCTTGAATTTCAAGTATTTTATCGGTTATCTTTGTTGTAATTACAACTATTACCGCGGTTATTATTGTCTATATTATGACAGAATCCTTTGTTAATACCTTCTTGAAATTTATTGCGGTAATGAAAGCGTTAGGTTATTCAAACCGGGAAATTAATAGTTTGACATTAGGAATTTTTACTCCTTTCGCTTTCTTGGCATGAATTTTAGGTGTTGCAATTATGTGATTAATATTATGGTTGGGAGTTTATGGCTTTACTTCAATTGCCAAAGTAATTATTCCGTTTGGTTTCCCATGACTAGCATTGCCAATTACCTTTGTTTTAATGGGGGCAATTTATTTAGTTACTTATTGGATTTCAACTTATAAAATTAACCATATGAGTATTCAAGAGCAAGTTAATGCTAATGAAGTATAA